A segment of the Bradyrhizobium sp. CCBAU 53340 genome:
TCTCCAACCAAGGCATCTCTGTCTTGCCCGGCCGGTGGTCCCACGCCGGCCGGGCTCGCGTGCCTTCGGGCAGGCCCAATGACGTAACGACGTACAAACCGCAGCAAGAGGCAAAGCGAGAGGCGATGCCCGTCAGCGACGATTTCCAGAAGGCGCAGCGCTTCCGCGAGGCGGCACTGCCCTATCTCGACGACGTCTACACGCTCGCACGCTATCTGCTGCGCGATGCCTCCGACGCTGAGGACGCAGTGCAGGAATGCTATCTGCGCGCACTGAAGCATTTCGACAGCTATCGCGGCCCGGCGATGAAGCCCTGGCTGTTCGCGATCCTGCGCAATGTCTGCAACGCCGAATATGCCAGACGCGCGCACTCGCACGCCGCAATCGAGGACACGCCCGGCGCCGCCGATCAGACCCCGATGTGGCAGGAGAACGAGGCGAGCCCGGAGACTGAAGTGCTGCGCAGTCGCGACGCCGGCACCATTCGCAAGATGATCGACGCGCTCGCCGAGCCGTTCAAGGAAACCTTCGTGCTGCGCGAAATCAACAACCTGTCCTACCGTGAAATTGCAGAAGCCATCGGCGCCCCCGTCGGCACCGTGATGTCCCGCCTCGCCCGCGCCCGCGCCATGCTGCGTGCGGCCTGGATGGCGGAAGAGGAGCATTCGAAATGACCTGCGACGAAGCAAAAATCCTGCTTCACGCGCTGCTCGACAATGAGCTCGATGCCGGCCACGCGCGCGAGGTCGAAGCCCATATCGCCACCTGCCCGGCCTGCACGGCCGAGTTCGCGGCACAGCGCGAGATGAAGCGCGTGCTGGCCGACACCAAGCTGCGCTACAGCGCGCCGGCGACCTTGCGCGCCCGTATCGAGGCGTCGATCCCGCAGGCGCGGCCGCAGCCGAGCCGGCGGTCCGTGCTGCGCGGTTTCGCCATGGGCTCGGCGGTCTCGGCGCTCGCTGCCACCGGCATCGTCGCCGTCGTGCTGCGTCAGGACGATCAGCAGCGCATCCTCTCGGAAGTCGTCTCCGCACATCTGCGCTCACTCCAGGCCGGCCATCTCATCGACGTCGTCTCAACCGACCAGCACACGGTCAAGCCCTGGTTCAACGGCAAGCTTGACGTCGCCCCGCCCGTGATCGACCTCACCGCGCAAGGCTTTACGCTGGTCGGCGGCCGGCTCGATTATGTCGATGCACGCGCCATCGGCGCGGTCGTCTACAAACGCCGGCAGCACATCATCAACCTGTTCGTGTCGCAGACCGCGAGCACCGAGCATCGGCCACCGAAGACGCAGACCATGCAGGGCTTCAACTGCCGCCGCTGGGGCGAGCGCGGCCTGAACTTCTGGGCCGTCAGCGACATCGGCGGCGACGAGCTCACCGAATTCGTCGACAAGTTCGAGGCGGCGATGAAGGCGAATGTGGAGGGGTAATTGCCGGCGCGGACGAAGCTCCGCGCCATGGTTCAGAGAAGTGACGCCTCTCACAGTCCTCGCGAGCGCAATTCGGCAGATTGCAGCTCCACAAGGAGGGCAGACATGGTTCTGTCACTGATTATCTGCGCCACGCTCCCGTCGATGTTCGCGGCGGGCTGCGCTGCATTGCTGGCCTTCAAGGAGCGCAAGCAATGGATTTGGTTCGCGCTCCTGTCCGTCATTGCCGGCTTCGCCGGCCTGATCACGCTCAATATGCTGCATATCTGGGACTACGCCGGGCGTTGCTGAGGCGCCACCAGCCGGGTCCGTCGCGACATATTTCGTTCGCGCCGCGTCAGCCAAGAAAACGCTGGACATCCAGCGTTGCTCCCACGACCACAAAAATCGCAAATACGGCCCAGACTGTTCCTGCAACGAGGCCGGCTATCTTGAG
Coding sequences within it:
- a CDS encoding anti-sigma factor codes for the protein MTCDEAKILLHALLDNELDAGHAREVEAHIATCPACTAEFAAQREMKRVLADTKLRYSAPATLRARIEASIPQARPQPSRRSVLRGFAMGSAVSALAATGIVAVVLRQDDQQRILSEVVSAHLRSLQAGHLIDVVSTDQHTVKPWFNGKLDVAPPVIDLTAQGFTLVGGRLDYVDARAIGAVVYKRRQHIINLFVSQTASTEHRPPKTQTMQGFNCRRWGERGLNFWAVSDIGGDELTEFVDKFEAAMKANVEG
- a CDS encoding sigma-70 family RNA polymerase sigma factor, whose amino-acid sequence is MPVSDDFQKAQRFREAALPYLDDVYTLARYLLRDASDAEDAVQECYLRALKHFDSYRGPAMKPWLFAILRNVCNAEYARRAHSHAAIEDTPGAADQTPMWQENEASPETEVLRSRDAGTIRKMIDALAEPFKETFVLREINNLSYREIAEAIGAPVGTVMSRLARARAMLRAAWMAEEEHSK